The genomic segment GGTAGGTACGGGTCGCGCTGGAATCGAACAACACCAGGTTCTTCGACGAATCGACAGTGTCCTTCTGTTTCAACAGTTCCAGGCGTTTCAGTTCGCCGCCAATGGTATCGATGTCGGCTTTGACGACGTCGGTAGTGATGGTGATGATCTGGCCCTTGACGTCAGCAGCGGCAACAGCCGGCACGGCGCTGGCCGATGCGGCTGGCGCACCGCTAGCTGAAGCTTGCGGGACATCGGTGCTGGCGCTAGCGCCGGCGGCTGCATTTGCAGGGCCGGTAGGGCCGGTAGCAGCGGGAGCAGTCTGGGTAGTGCCTGGGAAGAACAGCGAAGGCTGGCCGTTATGGCGCTGCCACTGGTCCCAAAGGAACAATAGCGAGACCGAAAATACAACCCACAGGACGGTACGTTTGATATCCATAAGAGTATTTATCTATGATTCAGGAATGGCTGCAGCCGCAGGATCGGGAAGCCGAGCTTGCGGTTTTGGTAGCAGATGGAGATGTGGATGACTGGTGAGGAGGCACGGGATCGAGTCCGCCCGCATGCCAGGGATGGCATTTGCACAGGCGACGTCCGGCCAGCATGCTGCCCTTCAGGGCGCCATGCGTACGGATTGCTTCGGCTGCGTAATCGGAGCAGCTGGGATAAAAACGGCAATTCTGTCCCAGAAACGGGCTGATGCCCAGTTTGTAGAGTCGCAACAGGAACAGTAGAGGCATTTTCATGACAGCTTTTTCCCTTCTTCTTCCAGTCCGGCCCTATATATAGGCGGATCGGAACAATACAAGCCGGAGCCTGGATTCGGACTACGGCGTGCCAGCCGCCAGACGTTGCGACGCGAACAGTTGCTTCAGCTCGCCGTGCAATTCCCGCTTCAAGCGTGCGGTGGTAGCCGGACCTGCCTTGGTGTTTACCGGTTTCGATAAACGCACAACGCAGTCGATAGGCGGCAACGGCGTCAGACGAAACAGCTCTCGCGTAACCCGTTTGACGGTA from the Collimonas arenae genome contains:
- the yidD gene encoding membrane protein insertion efficiency factor YidD, coding for MKMPLLFLLRLYKLGISPFLGQNCRFYPSCSDYAAEAIRTHGALKGSMLAGRRLCKCHPWHAGGLDPVPPHQSSTSPSATKTASSASRSCGCSHS